The Ramlibacter pinisoli genome has a window encoding:
- a CDS encoding response regulator transcription factor, whose product MHLPTGSLFSGGDAGPEGTGPTDWEPQHLFSPARGRYTVLVVDDQAAKRYAIARALRAAGYAVDEAPSGAAALQAFGHHAAVVLDVYLPDLDGFAVCRALRLRAPALPIVQVSSVLVDAQYQQAGRAAGASAYLADPELTALVATVDQLLGVRIE is encoded by the coding sequence ATGCACCTGCCGACCGGCTCCTTGTTCTCGGGCGGCGACGCCGGCCCCGAGGGGACCGGCCCGACCGACTGGGAACCCCAGCACCTGTTCTCCCCCGCGCGCGGCCGCTACACCGTGCTGGTCGTCGACGACCAGGCGGCCAAGCGCTATGCCATCGCCCGCGCGCTGCGCGCGGCCGGCTACGCGGTGGACGAGGCGCCGAGCGGGGCCGCGGCCCTGCAGGCCTTCGGCCACCACGCCGCCGTCGTGCTCGACGTCTACCTGCCGGACCTCGACGGCTTCGCGGTCTGCCGCGCGCTGCGCCTGCGTGCGCCCGCCCTGCCGATCGTGCAGGTGTCCTCGGTGCTGGTCGACGCCCAGTACCAGCAGGCCGGCCGCGCCGCCGGCGCCAGTGCCTACCTGGCCGACCCCGAGCTCACCGCGCTGGTGGCCACGGTCGACCAGCTGCTGGGCGTGCGCATCGAGTGA
- a CDS encoding FAD-dependent oxidoreductase, which yields MSARLKVAIVGCGVAGSVLGYSLSRRPDVEVVCYERATPDDHSEAGTGLNVGPNAIKMLDALEPELARQVVAASYDWLHWTCSDTAGRTIFDFPLSDCADRPGIRIRWSELYRVLRAPLAGVARFGTQVLGVARDPARPATYAVDYRAADGVARRDDGFDLVVATDGRYSALRPQFAGAWTPRHVASCIFRLLVPDTSGGLMGDYAWWFNGNRRLLAFKVPPGQVYIAGSFPLPQPGAEIPAADKAPDAMARHFYPEAARPCPEVAWMVEQLTDQHDQIHWARLQETPPLFAAPHDAVLFLGDSAHGMVPTLGQGATQAVEDACVAAAVIRDALAARAAVAGPPVDLHAITAEISRRRLQRIEWVMALSLEATKAMLPDGEPRRDMGRLRDPEWQGSLTRLWSVAEPARILREGTA from the coding sequence ATGAGCGCGCGCCTGAAGGTCGCCATCGTCGGCTGCGGCGTCGCCGGCTCGGTGCTGGGCTACAGCCTGTCGCGCCGCCCCGACGTCGAGGTGGTCTGCTATGAGCGCGCCACGCCCGACGACCACAGCGAGGCCGGCACCGGCCTGAACGTCGGCCCCAACGCCATCAAGATGCTCGATGCCCTCGAGCCCGAGCTCGCGCGCCAGGTGGTGGCCGCCAGCTACGACTGGCTGCACTGGACCTGCAGCGACACCGCCGGCCGGACCATCTTCGACTTCCCGCTGTCCGACTGCGCCGACCGACCCGGCATCCGCATCCGCTGGTCGGAGCTGTACCGGGTGCTGCGCGCGCCGCTGGCCGGCGTGGCCCGCTTCGGCACCCAGGTGCTGGGCGTGGCCCGCGACCCCGCCCGCCCCGCCACCTACGCCGTCGACTACCGCGCTGCCGACGGCGTGGCGCGGCGCGACGACGGCTTCGACCTGGTGGTGGCCACCGACGGCCGCTACAGCGCGCTGCGGCCGCAGTTCGCCGGCGCCTGGACGCCGCGCCACGTGGCCTCGTGCATCTTCCGCCTGCTGGTGCCCGACACCAGCGGCGGCCTGATGGGCGACTACGCCTGGTGGTTCAACGGCAACCGGCGGCTGCTGGCGTTCAAGGTGCCGCCCGGCCAGGTCTACATCGCCGGCTCGTTCCCGCTGCCGCAGCCGGGCGCCGAGATCCCGGCCGCCGACAAGGCGCCCGATGCGATGGCGCGCCACTTCTATCCGGAGGCTGCCAGGCCCTGCCCCGAGGTGGCCTGGATGGTGGAGCAGCTCACCGACCAGCACGACCAGATCCACTGGGCCCGGCTACAGGAGACGCCGCCGCTGTTCGCCGCGCCGCACGACGCCGTGCTGTTCCTGGGCGACTCGGCGCACGGCATGGTGCCCACGCTGGGCCAGGGCGCGACGCAGGCGGTCGAGGACGCCTGCGTGGCGGCGGCGGTGATCCGGGACGCGCTGGCGGCGCGCGCCGCCGTGGCAGGGCCCCCGGTCGACCTGCACGCCATTACCGCCGAGATCTCGCGCCGCCGGCTGCAGCGCATCGAATGGGTGATGGCGCTCTCGCTCGAGGCCACCAAGGCCATGCTGCCGGACGGCGAGCCGCGGCGCGACATGGGCCGCCTGCGCGATCCCGAATGGCAGGGCTCGCTGACGCGCCTCTGGTCCGTCGCCGAACCGGCTCGGATCTTGCGAGAAGGCACCGCATGA
- a CDS encoding Bug family tripartite tricarboxylate transporter substrate binding protein: MTLTPRFRPAALLAALAAPFLVAAPLHAQQAYPNKPVRLVVPQTPGGASDALARIVAQKLTEKWGQPVVVDNRAGAGGNIGMDAVAKAAPDGYTLLMSYVGSHAINPSIYKKLPFDPEADFAAVANLAQVPFVAVANPKLPINNIKDLATYVGSGKGQVSFGSAGNGSVNHLLGEMFNSAANVKMSHIPYKGAAPALTDLISGQIQVVFTSLPSVAQHIKSGTLKGLAVTGKQRSPAFKDIPTFAELGYPAFNVSPWFAIFATGGTPATVVQKINADINEILKEKDTVEKFAAQGAEVHMTSPQELAGMLKADIQRWAVVVKQSGATAD, from the coding sequence ATGACGCTCACTCCCCGCTTCCGCCCGGCGGCCCTGCTGGCCGCCCTCGCCGCGCCCTTCCTCGTCGCCGCCCCGCTGCACGCCCAGCAGGCCTATCCCAACAAGCCGGTGCGCCTGGTCGTGCCGCAGACGCCCGGCGGCGCCAGCGACGCGCTGGCCCGCATCGTGGCGCAGAAGCTGACCGAGAAGTGGGGCCAGCCGGTGGTGGTGGACAACCGCGCCGGGGCCGGCGGCAACATCGGCATGGACGCGGTGGCCAAGGCCGCGCCCGACGGCTACACGCTGCTGATGTCGTACGTGGGCTCGCACGCCATCAACCCCAGCATCTACAAGAAGCTGCCGTTCGACCCCGAGGCCGACTTCGCGGCCGTGGCCAACCTGGCCCAGGTGCCCTTCGTCGCCGTGGCCAACCCCAAGCTGCCGATCAACAACATCAAGGACCTGGCGACCTACGTGGGCAGCGGCAAGGGCCAGGTGTCGTTCGGCTCGGCCGGCAACGGCTCGGTGAACCACCTGCTGGGCGAGATGTTCAACAGCGCCGCCAACGTGAAGATGAGCCACATCCCGTACAAGGGCGCCGCGCCGGCCCTGACGGACCTGATCTCGGGCCAGATCCAGGTGGTGTTCACCAGCCTGCCCTCGGTGGCACAGCACATCAAGAGCGGCACGCTCAAGGGCCTGGCCGTCACCGGCAAGCAGCGCTCGCCGGCGTTCAAGGACATCCCCACCTTCGCCGAACTGGGCTACCCGGCCTTCAACGTCAGCCCCTGGTTCGCGATCTTCGCCACCGGCGGCACGCCGGCTACCGTGGTGCAGAAGATCAACGCCGACATCAACGAGATCCTGAAGGAGAAGGACACCGTCGAGAAGTTCGCCGCCCAGGGCGCCGAGGTGCACATGACCAGCCCGCAGGAACTGGCCGGCATGCTCAAGGCCGACATCCAGCGCTGGGCCGTGGTGGTCAAGCAGTCGGGCGCGACGGCGGACTGA
- a CDS encoding amidase yields MTPLRYCSAVDLQAAYACGATTPAAVLEEALRAADEGMVGAVLVGSDRAAARQAAQASGRRWRDGRPLSPLDGVPFTIKDNIPVAGLPCTWGSALYRGYVPAADELPVARLRAAGAVVVGKTNCPEFTLHGYTANALFGVTGNPWNPALTPGGSSGGAVAAVALGIGPLALGTDGGGSLRRPAGYTGVVALKPTVGRVERRDGLAALLGEFEVIGPIARSVADLQLAMPLLAPDFAPRASVPRLRILRIRAIGGGPVAAVIQSAMDTVVARLQALGHTVDEQDDLPLADLLNREVWPVVSAAGLAWVLRAHPGWRDHVGAALRPLAETGEQLAAADLVQAFDHLRSCREQLHDLQRDWDVILTPTAAAMPWPADQPHPPTIDGHPVGPRGHAVFTAWVNGTGVPALALPAPRAPDGLPIGFQLVGRHGADDLLCALGAQYEAAHPWGREGPAAAPTASAN; encoded by the coding sequence ATGACCCCGCTCCGCTACTGCTCCGCCGTCGACCTGCAAGCCGCCTACGCATGCGGCGCCACCACGCCAGCCGCCGTGCTGGAGGAGGCCTTGCGCGCCGCCGACGAGGGAATGGTCGGCGCCGTGCTGGTCGGCAGCGATCGCGCCGCAGCGCGGCAGGCGGCGCAGGCCAGCGGCCGCCGCTGGCGGGACGGCCGGCCGCTGTCGCCGCTGGACGGCGTCCCGTTCACCATCAAGGACAACATCCCCGTCGCCGGCCTGCCGTGCACCTGGGGCAGCGCGCTGTACCGCGGCTACGTGCCGGCGGCCGACGAGCTGCCGGTGGCGCGCCTGCGCGCGGCCGGCGCCGTCGTGGTCGGCAAGACCAACTGCCCCGAGTTCACGCTGCACGGCTACACCGCCAATGCGCTGTTCGGCGTGACCGGCAATCCGTGGAACCCGGCGCTCACGCCGGGCGGCTCGAGCGGCGGCGCGGTCGCGGCCGTGGCTCTGGGCATCGGCCCGCTCGCACTGGGCACCGATGGCGGCGGCTCGCTGCGCCGGCCGGCCGGCTACACCGGGGTCGTGGCGCTCAAGCCCACGGTCGGACGGGTCGAGCGGCGCGACGGCTTGGCGGCCCTGCTGGGCGAGTTCGAGGTGATCGGGCCGATCGCCCGCAGCGTCGCCGACCTGCAGCTGGCCATGCCCTTGCTCGCACCGGATTTCGCGCCGCGGGCCAGCGTGCCGCGGCTGCGCATCCTGCGCATCCGGGCGATCGGCGGCGGGCCGGTGGCCGCGGTGATCCAGTCCGCCATGGACACCGTGGTGGCCCGGCTGCAGGCGCTGGGCCACACGGTGGACGAGCAGGACGACCTGCCGCTGGCCGACCTGCTCAATCGCGAGGTCTGGCCCGTCGTCAGTGCGGCGGGCCTGGCCTGGGTGCTGCGCGCACATCCGGGCTGGCGCGACCACGTCGGGGCCGCGCTGCGGCCGCTGGCGGAGACCGGTGAACAGCTGGCGGCCGCCGACCTGGTGCAGGCCTTCGACCACCTGCGCAGCTGCCGCGAGCAGCTGCACGACCTGCAGCGCGACTGGGACGTCATCCTCACGCCGACCGCGGCCGCCATGCCCTGGCCGGCCGACCAGCCGCACCCGCCGACCATCGACGGCCACCCCGTCGGCCCGCGCGGCCACGCGGTGTTCACCGCCTGGGTGAACGGCACCGGCGTGCCGGCCCTCGCCCTGCCGGCGCCGCGCGCCCCGGACGGCCTGCCGATCGGGTTCCAGCTGGTCGGGCGGCACGGGGCGGACGACCTGCTGTGCGCGCTGGGCGCGCAGTACGAGGCGGCGCATCCGTGGGGACGCGAAGGGCCGGCGGCGGCGCCCACTGCGTCGGCGAACTAG
- a CDS encoding ABC transporter substrate-binding protein yields MKTSSLRRALVVALAAAVPLAALAQDKIKVGVFPSSSALPFYVALERGYFKEAGIEPEAVVFNAHPLTVQALVTGDVQAAANLVTLEGANINQRRPGTLSYISLNGQNAQYITEQFIVKNGSTAKTLADLKGAKILSAPGPANLGAAKAVLKAAGLEEGKDYSIQEQQMGVHVGALQAGTFDAGYTLEPVASVAIRNGAARRLEAGVISTYLLGRKEALAFAAGGALSGEFLAKQPAVAARYAAAWAKAVKDVDTDPKVRDLLPKYMNTSAEIAPTVPLAKIVMVKDLKAQDLTDFQKFVDIGVAQGVVKGAVDTKSMVKAF; encoded by the coding sequence ATGAAGACCTCGTCCCTCCGCCGCGCCCTCGTGGTCGCCCTGGCCGCCGCTGTCCCGCTTGCCGCCCTGGCGCAGGACAAGATCAAGGTCGGCGTCTTCCCGTCCAGTTCCGCGCTGCCGTTCTACGTCGCGCTGGAGCGCGGCTACTTCAAGGAAGCGGGCATCGAGCCCGAGGCGGTGGTGTTCAACGCCCACCCGCTGACGGTGCAGGCGCTGGTCACCGGCGACGTGCAGGCCGCCGCGAATCTGGTGACGCTGGAAGGCGCCAACATCAACCAGCGCCGTCCCGGCACGCTGAGCTACATCTCGCTCAACGGCCAGAACGCCCAGTACATCACCGAGCAGTTCATCGTGAAGAACGGCAGCACGGCGAAGACGCTGGCCGACCTCAAGGGCGCGAAGATCCTGTCGGCCCCCGGCCCCGCCAACCTGGGCGCCGCCAAGGCCGTGCTCAAGGCCGCGGGCCTCGAGGAGGGCAAGGACTACTCGATCCAGGAGCAGCAGATGGGCGTGCACGTGGGCGCGCTGCAGGCCGGCACCTTCGACGCCGGCTACACGCTGGAGCCGGTGGCCAGCGTGGCGATCAGGAACGGCGCGGCGCGCCGGCTGGAGGCGGGCGTGATCTCCACCTACCTGCTGGGCCGCAAGGAGGCGCTGGCCTTCGCCGCCGGCGGCGCGCTGTCGGGCGAGTTCCTGGCCAAGCAGCCGGCGGTGGCCGCGCGCTACGCCGCCGCCTGGGCCAAGGCGGTGAAGGATGTCGACACCGACCCCAAGGTGCGCGACCTGCTGCCCAAGTACATGAACACCAGCGCCGAGATCGCGCCCACGGTGCCGCTGGCCAAGATCGTGATGGTCAAGGACCTCAAGGCGCAGGACCTGACCGACTTCCAGAAGTTCGTCGACATCGGCGTGGCGCAGGGCGTGGTCAAGGGCGCCGTGGACACCAAGTCCATGGTGAAGGCGTTCTGA
- a CDS encoding ABC transporter ATP-binding protein yields the protein MAAVLQPEADLAAPAGALPPLARRPPRFPPGTHITIEGLTKSFAGQPVYQGFELALPRAQLTSVFGPNGCGKSTLINMMAGILPHEGGQVLFDGKTVQDTRIGYVFQNYREALFPWRRALDNILYPLKFIGVSRAEGLERIEQLVQEFDVRVDLHRYPYELSGGQQQLVSIMRALVVEPEVLFMDEPFSALDYELTLLMRERLQKVLHERKVTTLLVSHDLEEAVYMADKVLLLTRRPTTIADFVDVPLPRPRDTGMLTSDAFVALKRHCLAVFQQAVRGGVPA from the coding sequence ATGGCCGCCGTCCTCCAACCCGAAGCCGACCTGGCAGCCCCGGCCGGCGCGCTGCCGCCGCTGGCGCGGCGCCCGCCGCGCTTTCCGCCCGGCACCCACATCACCATCGAGGGCCTGACCAAGTCCTTCGCCGGCCAGCCGGTCTACCAGGGTTTCGAGCTGGCGCTGCCGCGGGCCCAGCTCACCTCCGTGTTCGGCCCCAACGGCTGCGGCAAGAGCACGCTGATCAACATGATGGCGGGCATCCTGCCGCACGAGGGCGGGCAGGTCCTGTTCGACGGCAAGACCGTCCAGGACACCCGCATCGGCTACGTGTTCCAGAACTACCGCGAGGCGCTGTTCCCGTGGCGCCGCGCGCTGGACAACATCCTGTACCCGCTGAAGTTCATCGGCGTCTCGCGCGCCGAGGGCCTGGAGCGCATCGAGCAGCTGGTGCAGGAGTTCGATGTCCGCGTCGACCTGCACCGCTACCCCTACGAGCTGTCGGGCGGCCAGCAGCAGCTGGTGTCCATCATGCGGGCGCTGGTGGTCGAGCCCGAGGTGCTGTTCATGGACGAGCCCTTCTCGGCGCTCGACTACGAGCTGACCTTGCTGATGCGCGAGCGCCTGCAGAAGGTGCTGCACGAACGCAAGGTCACCACGCTGCTGGTGTCACACGACCTCGAGGAGGCCGTCTACATGGCCGACAAGGTGCTGCTGCTCACGCGCCGTCCCACCACCATCGCCGATTTCGTCGACGTCCCGCTGCCGCGCCCGCGCGACACCGGCATGCTCACCAGCGACGCCTTCGTCGCGCTCAAGCGCCACTGCCTGGCGGTGTTCCAGCAGGCGGTGCGCGGAGGTGTTCCCGCATGA
- a CDS encoding ABC transporter permease: MTKPFTERLRVLTPAIGVLVLVGIWSIAHTLKIADPVLLPSPGETFRELWQGLAGGTLAHDAWTTVLRTLYSFAIALSIGVPLGIVLGASDRIYRSIEFVIDFFRSTPASVVFPLFLVLFGTGEKTKIAVAAFGAALVILFNVAYGVMNARKQRLLAARVMGASPLQVMVDVTVWESLPQTFVGIRSGISLALVIVIVAEMFIGSTDGLGHRVVNAQMVFEMPTMYAAIFTAGLLGYVLNLLFIVMERRFVHWSGR, from the coding sequence ATGACCAAACCCTTCACCGAGCGCCTGCGCGTGCTCACCCCGGCCATCGGCGTGCTGGTGCTGGTGGGCATCTGGTCGATCGCCCACACGCTGAAGATCGCCGACCCGGTGCTGCTGCCCAGCCCCGGCGAGACCTTCCGCGAGCTGTGGCAGGGCTTGGCCGGCGGCACGCTGGCGCACGACGCCTGGACCACCGTGCTGCGCACGCTGTATTCGTTCGCGATCGCGCTTTCCATCGGCGTGCCGCTGGGCATCGTGCTGGGCGCCAGCGACCGCATCTACCGCAGCATCGAGTTCGTGATCGACTTCTTCCGCTCGACCCCGGCCAGCGTGGTGTTCCCGCTGTTCCTGGTGCTGTTCGGCACCGGCGAGAAGACCAAGATCGCCGTCGCCGCGTTCGGCGCCGCGCTGGTCATTCTGTTCAACGTCGCCTACGGCGTGATGAACGCGCGCAAGCAGCGGCTGCTGGCGGCCCGCGTCATGGGTGCCAGCCCGCTGCAGGTGATGGTCGACGTCACCGTCTGGGAGAGCCTGCCGCAGACCTTCGTCGGCATCCGCTCGGGCATCTCGCTGGCGCTGGTGATCGTCATCGTCGCCGAGATGTTCATCGGCTCGACCGACGGCCTGGGGCACCGGGTGGTGAACGCGCAGATGGTGTTCGAGATGCCCACCATGTACGCGGCCATCTTCACCGCCGGCCTGCTGGGCTATGTGCTGAACCTGCTGTTCATCGTGATGGAGCGCCGGTTCGTGCACTGGTCGGGCCGCTGA
- a CDS encoding ATP-binding protein, translated as MQSPPSATPQPDQLPATDPVSLDNCDREPIHVPGHIQPHGTLLAFDAARRLVSQSDNAQQMLGFALPPLGAGLDAPEFAAHPDVARAIGDFARRSHGASGLAERSELQVGERTFDLILHANGRLVVAEFEQRQPADREIRPFTTLANGALGRLRLQRTIDDLLNVAVAEVRALTGFDRVMAYRFRHDASGDIVAEDRRADLEPFLHRRYPAGDIPVQARRLYVINTLRLIADVGAVPVPVRNLGDEPLDMSWATLRSVSPIHIEYLTNMGVAASMSVSIVIGGDLWGMIACHHLTPLVVPYGKRMACDVLAQLLASNVQTLLAADRAERIDAASTVRVKLLEAFVAADGLLEAVRPSVPALCAIFGAQALVASEGTGTIVHGGVSASAGAELLRWLRANGPPEGVLALSARARLPAPLSASLGAWCGILALQMDDSRHEWLVLLRQEQVETVAWGGKPEKNYQPGPLGMRLTPRGSFDVWREIVRGVAVPWSATELEIARGLQAGLHRAGGARRAQVTRARDQMLAVLGHDLRNPLQTITMASQLLARGADGATMGPRISRSSTHMARLIGDLLDLSRLQGGMGLAVNPQPADLAGLVREVAQDLMLGHPGVEVAVEAPLALQVPVDVARVRQLLDNLLGNARQHGEAGRPIHLTLEAGDAQVTLAVANHAPPIPAASRERMFDPFKPESLDNSRNPGGLGLGLYIAREIARGHGGTLVYEYRAPCVVFVFTLPQLQTTAAAASA; from the coding sequence ATGCAGTCTCCCCCCTCCGCCACCCCCCAGCCCGACCAGCTGCCGGCGACCGACCCTGTCAGCCTCGACAACTGCGATCGCGAGCCGATCCATGTGCCGGGCCACATCCAGCCGCACGGCACCCTGCTCGCCTTCGACGCGGCGCGACGGCTCGTCAGCCAGAGCGACAACGCCCAGCAGATGCTGGGCTTCGCGCTGCCCCCGTTGGGCGCCGGCCTGGACGCCCCCGAGTTCGCCGCCCACCCCGACGTGGCACGGGCCATCGGCGACTTCGCGCGCAGGAGCCACGGCGCCAGCGGCCTGGCCGAGCGCTCGGAGCTGCAGGTCGGCGAGCGCACCTTCGACCTGATCCTGCATGCCAACGGCCGCCTGGTGGTGGCGGAATTCGAGCAGCGCCAGCCGGCCGACCGCGAGATCCGCCCGTTCACCACGCTGGCCAACGGCGCCCTGGGGCGGCTGCGGCTGCAGCGCACGATCGACGATCTGCTGAACGTGGCCGTGGCGGAGGTCCGGGCGCTGACCGGCTTCGATCGCGTGATGGCCTACCGTTTCCGTCACGACGCCAGCGGCGACATCGTGGCCGAGGACCGCCGCGCCGACCTCGAGCCGTTCCTGCACCGGCGCTACCCCGCCGGTGACATCCCGGTGCAGGCGCGGCGCCTGTACGTCATCAACACCCTGCGGCTGATCGCCGATGTCGGCGCCGTGCCGGTGCCGGTGCGCAACCTCGGGGACGAGCCGCTCGACATGAGCTGGGCCACGCTGCGCAGCGTGTCGCCGATCCACATCGAGTACCTCACCAACATGGGCGTGGCCGCGTCGATGAGCGTGTCCATCGTCATCGGCGGCGACCTGTGGGGAATGATCGCCTGCCACCACCTCACGCCGCTGGTGGTGCCGTACGGCAAGCGCATGGCGTGCGACGTGCTGGCGCAGCTGCTGGCCAGCAACGTGCAGACCCTGCTGGCGGCCGACCGCGCCGAGCGCATCGACGCGGCGAGCACCGTGCGCGTCAAGCTGCTGGAAGCGTTCGTCGCCGCCGACGGGCTGCTCGAGGCCGTGCGCCCCTCGGTGCCGGCGCTGTGCGCGATCTTCGGCGCCCAGGCCCTGGTGGCGTCCGAGGGCACGGGCACCATCGTCCACGGCGGCGTGAGTGCCTCGGCCGGTGCCGAACTGCTGCGCTGGCTGCGCGCCAACGGGCCGCCCGAGGGCGTCCTGGCCCTGTCCGCGCGGGCCCGGCTGCCGGCGCCGCTGTCGGCGTCGCTCGGCGCCTGGTGCGGCATCCTGGCGCTGCAGATGGATGACAGCCGGCACGAATGGCTGGTGCTGCTGCGCCAGGAGCAGGTGGAGACGGTGGCCTGGGGCGGCAAGCCGGAGAAGAACTACCAGCCGGGCCCGCTCGGCATGCGGCTGACGCCGCGCGGATCGTTCGACGTCTGGCGCGAGATCGTGCGCGGTGTCGCGGTGCCCTGGAGCGCCACCGAGCTGGAGATCGCGCGCGGGCTGCAGGCCGGGCTGCACCGCGCCGGCGGCGCGCGCCGCGCGCAGGTGACGCGGGCGCGCGACCAGATGCTGGCGGTGCTGGGCCACGACCTGCGCAATCCGCTGCAGACCATCACCATGGCGTCGCAACTGCTGGCCCGCGGTGCGGACGGCGCCACCATGGGCCCGCGCATCAGCCGCTCCAGCACGCACATGGCGCGGCTGATCGGCGACCTGCTCGACCTGTCGCGCCTGCAAGGCGGCATGGGCCTGGCAGTCAACCCGCAGCCGGCCGACCTGGCCGGCCTGGTGCGGGAGGTCGCACAGGACCTGATGCTGGGTCACCCCGGCGTGGAGGTCGCCGTCGAAGCGCCGCTGGCCCTGCAGGTGCCGGTGGACGTGGCGCGCGTGCGGCAGCTGCTGGACAACCTGCTGGGCAACGCGCGCCAGCACGGCGAAGCGGGCCGCCCGATCCACCTCACTTTGGAAGCGGGCGACGCGCAGGTCACGCTGGCGGTGGCCAACCACGCCCCGCCGATCCCGGCCGCGTCGCGCGAGCGCATGTTCGACCCGTTCAAGCCCGAGTCGCTGGACAACAGCCGCAACCCCGGCGGGCTGGGCCTGGGGCTGTACATCGCCCGCGAGATCGCGCGCGGGCACGGCGGCACGCTGGTCTACGAGTACCGGGCGCCGTGCGTGGTGTTCGTGTTCACGCTGCCGCAGCTGCAGACGACAGCGGCCGCGGCGTCGGCCTAG
- a CDS encoding exonuclease domain-containing protein, whose protein sequence is MSLTAVIDFETTGLSPTQGDRATEVAIVLLEGDQVVDRFQSLMNAGVRIPAFIEAYTGITNAMVASAPPAEAVMADAARFVGDAPMVAHNAAFDRRFWAAELERADRPATQPFACTLLLSRRLYPQAPSHKLGSLAAFHALPSSGRAHRALADAEVAAALLSQIRHDLRRQYGVGECRHDLLVQVQGSARKAVPKVIARYLEGG, encoded by the coding sequence GTGTCCCTCACCGCCGTCATCGACTTCGAGACCACCGGCCTGTCGCCCACGCAGGGCGACCGCGCCACCGAGGTGGCCATCGTGCTGCTGGAAGGCGACCAGGTGGTCGACCGGTTCCAGAGCCTGATGAACGCCGGGGTGCGCATCCCGGCCTTCATCGAGGCCTACACCGGCATCACCAACGCCATGGTCGCCAGCGCGCCGCCGGCCGAGGCGGTGATGGCCGATGCCGCGCGCTTCGTCGGCGACGCGCCCATGGTGGCGCACAACGCGGCGTTCGACCGCCGCTTCTGGGCCGCCGAACTGGAACGCGCCGACCGCCCCGCCACCCAGCCGTTCGCCTGCACCTTGCTGCTGTCGCGCCGGCTGTACCCGCAGGCGCCCAGCCACAAGCTGGGCTCGCTGGCCGCCTTCCACGCCTTGCCGTCGTCTGGACGCGCGCACCGGGCCCTGGCCGACGCCGAGGTGGCGGCCGCGCTGCTGTCGCAGATCCGGCACGACCTGCGCCGGCAGTACGGCGTGGGCGAGTGCCGCCACGACCTGCTGGTCCAGGTGCAGGGCAGCGCACGCAAGGCGGTGCCCAAGGTCATCGCCCGGTACCTCGAAGGCGGTTGA
- a CDS encoding VOC family protein: MSALVQGLFHVAVKTADLPATLAFYTRVLGLCEAPRPDFGYPGAWLATRAAGPQAILHIYAGGPALGEGGRVPVGSAAIDHLSLACSGFHDFRARFQQFGLPWREFLVPGTTLWQLFVYDPSGVQLELTFQGSAEAGAPPDLSEGRAYQAGRGFFDPTAYQALKG; this comes from the coding sequence ATGAGCGCACTCGTCCAGGGCCTGTTCCACGTCGCGGTGAAGACCGCCGACCTGCCGGCCACCCTGGCCTTCTACACCCGTGTGCTCGGCCTGTGCGAGGCGCCGCGGCCCGACTTCGGCTACCCCGGCGCCTGGCTGGCCACCCGGGCCGCCGGCCCGCAGGCCATCCTGCACATCTACGCCGGCGGCCCCGCCCTCGGCGAAGGCGGCCGCGTGCCGGTGGGCAGCGCCGCCATCGACCACCTCTCGCTGGCCTGCAGCGGCTTCCACGACTTCCGCGCCCGCTTCCAGCAGTTCGGCCTGCCGTGGCGCGAGTTCCTGGTGCCCGGCACCACCCTGTGGCAGCTGTTCGTCTACGACCCCAGCGGCGTGCAGCTCGAGCTCACCTTCCAGGGCAGCGCCGAAGCCGGCGCCCCGCCCGACCTGTCCGAGGGCCGCGCCTACCAGGCCGGCCGCGGCTTCTTCGATCCCACCGCTTACCAAGCACTGAAAGGCTAG